In one window of Maribacter sp. BPC-D8 DNA:
- a CDS encoding OmpA family protein, with the protein MKKTGYIFCGLAVMAMMANAQDKKIKKADTKFTNYAYASAIQSYEQLVKDGYTEEEVYKNLGNANYLNANYEEASSWYGKLFALEGADIDPEYMYRYAQTLKSLENYTESDTWMNKFKSAKANDQRAITFGENQDYLEQIEERSGRYELKNIGLNSKVSDFAPSFYEKGLVFSTARDSGLLTKNIHKWNNGSFLNLYKAEQDDQGNFTDVDKLSKKLNKKTHESSTAFTKDGQTMYFTRNNSDDGKFERDEEGVSRLKIYRATKENGEWKNIEELPFNGDSYSVAHPTLNNDETKLYFASDMPGTKGESDIYVVDINKDGTFSTPLNLGERINTEARETFPFVTQSDILYFSSDGHPGLGGLDVFATDLKNERGEVLNVGRPLNGEEDDFSYIINEETKKGFFASNRKGGQGNDDIYSFVEMTPLDFTCHTNITGIVKDQKTNALLTDASVTVYDKDNKVVSSSQTDANGAFEMEGNCAEGSYKVVATKPDYEEGNKTFMTVKAEDAMGIEIVLAQVDPSAPIGTDLAKYLNIEPIYFDFDKYFIREDARISINKVLAYLNEYPNVNVQVRSHTDSRANDSYNMRLSANRAKATADYLIAAGIPSNRISYEGYGETELTNGCSNGVPCSKENHQLNRRSEFIVVE; encoded by the coding sequence ATGAAAAAAACAGGATATATTTTTTGTGGCTTGGCGGTAATGGCTATGATGGCGAACGCACAGGACAAGAAGATAAAAAAAGCGGATACAAAATTCACGAACTACGCCTATGCCTCTGCGATACAATCGTACGAGCAACTGGTAAAGGACGGGTATACCGAAGAAGAGGTATACAAGAATTTAGGCAACGCGAACTATTTGAACGCGAACTACGAAGAGGCATCGAGCTGGTACGGTAAACTGTTCGCACTTGAAGGAGCGGATATCGACCCGGAATATATGTACCGCTACGCACAGACACTAAAATCTTTAGAAAACTATACAGAATCCGACACTTGGATGAACAAGTTCAAGAGTGCAAAGGCGAACGATCAACGTGCCATCACTTTTGGAGAGAACCAAGATTACCTGGAACAGATCGAGGAACGCTCGGGCAGGTACGAACTGAAGAACATCGGGCTGAACTCGAAGGTATCGGACTTTGCACCCTCGTTCTATGAAAAAGGACTGGTGTTCTCCACGGCAAGAGACAGCGGACTGCTAACGAAGAACATCCATAAATGGAACAATGGTTCCTTTTTAAATCTATATAAAGCGGAACAGGACGACCAAGGTAACTTTACCGATGTGGACAAGCTATCGAAAAAGCTGAACAAAAAGACCCACGAATCTTCGACGGCATTTACCAAGGACGGACAGACGATGTATTTTACACGTAACAACTCCGATGACGGTAAGTTCGAAAGGGACGAAGAAGGAGTCAGTAGACTTAAGATATACAGGGCGACCAAAGAAAACGGCGAATGGAAAAATATCGAAGAACTGCCCTTTAACGGGGACAGCTATTCGGTAGCACACCCGACCTTGAACAATGACGAGACGAAGCTGTACTTCGCTTCCGATATGCCGGGTACGAAAGGGGAATCCGATATCTACGTGGTAGATATCAACAAGGACGGTACCTTCAGTACACCACTGAACTTGGGAGAACGAATCAATACCGAGGCAAGGGAGACCTTTCCGTTCGTGACCCAAAGCGATATTCTATACTTTTCATCCGATGGACACCCGGGACTAGGAGGACTTGATGTCTTCGCGACCGACCTGAAGAACGAAAGGGGAGAAGTGCTCAATGTAGGACGCCCTTTGAACGGGGAAGAGGATGACTTCTCGTACATCATCAACGAAGAGACCAAGAAAGGCTTTTTCGCATCGAACCGAAAAGGAGGACAAGGAAACGACGATATCTACAGCTTTGTAGAAATGACCCCGCTCGACTTCACCTGCCATACAAATATAACGGGAATCGTAAAGGATCAAAAAACCAATGCACTGTTAACAGATGCATCGGTAACGGTATATGACAAGGATAACAAGGTAGTATCAAGTTCACAGACCGATGCCAACGGAGCGTTCGAGATGGAAGGTAATTGCGCAGAGGGCAGTTATAAAGTAGTAGCGACCAAGCCCGATTATGAGGAAGGCAACAAGACCTTCATGACGGTAAAGGCGGAAGATGCCATGGGCATAGAAATCGTACTGGCACAGGTAGACCCATCGGCACCGATAGGTACCGACCTTGCGAAATACCTGAACATAGAACCGATCTACTTCGATTTTGATAAGTACTTCATTAGGGAAGATGCCAGGATCAGCATCAACAAGGTATTGGCATACCTTAACGAATACCCGAACGTAAACGTACAGGTACGCTCACATACCGATTCACGGGCGAACGATAGTTACAACATGCGATTATCAGCGAACAGGGCAAAGGCAACAGCAGATTACTTAATAGCAGCGGGCATCCCGAGCAACAGAATCTCATACGAAGGTTATGGCGAAACGGAACTTACAAACGGCTGTAGCAATGGTGTACCTTGTAGCAAAGAAAACCATCAACTGAACAGAAGATCGGAGTTTATTGTGGTAGAATAA
- a CDS encoding type IX secretion system membrane protein PorP/SprF, whose protein sequence is MNKYFLTIIITVAGLFMGHAQQDAQYTQYMYNTISVNPAYAGSRGVLSIAALHRSQWVGLDGAPTTQTLNFHTPVSDHVGLGLSVVNDEIGNGTNQDTYIDAAFSYTVKTSDEGKLSFGLKAGGHLFNVDFTKLRNYGAETNLPNIDNKFSPNFGAGIYYHTDQFYAGLSVPNFLQTEHFDNSDTNSSSLIAQERMNFYLITGYVFDLKNNVKFKPAALIKAVKGAPLQIDLSANFLFNDKFSLGAAYRWDAALSALFGFQLNDQFMLGLAYDKETTDLGATRFNDGSFEIMLRYEFLNKYKRVITPRFF, encoded by the coding sequence ATGAACAAATATTTTCTAACCATTATAATTACCGTAGCGGGACTCTTTATGGGCCATGCCCAGCAAGACGCCCAGTACACGCAGTACATGTACAATACGATATCGGTGAACCCTGCGTACGCAGGTTCCCGAGGAGTGTTGAGCATCGCCGCACTGCACCGTTCGCAGTGGGTAGGGCTTGATGGCGCACCGACAACGCAGACACTGAACTTCCACACTCCGGTATCCGACCATGTAGGTCTTGGCCTATCGGTGGTGAACGATGAGATCGGTAATGGTACCAATCAAGATACCTATATCGATGCCGCGTTCAGTTACACGGTAAAGACCTCAGATGAAGGGAAGCTTTCTTTCGGACTAAAAGCCGGCGGACACCTGTTCAACGTAGACTTTACGAAGCTACGTAACTACGGTGCGGAGACGAACCTGCCGAATATCGACAATAAATTCTCGCCTAATTTTGGAGCAGGAATCTATTACCATACGGATCAATTCTATGCAGGACTATCGGTACCGAACTTTTTACAGACCGAGCATTTCGACAATTCGGATACGAACAGTTCGAGCCTTATCGCACAAGAGCGTATGAACTTCTATTTGATCACGGGCTACGTGTTCGATCTAAAGAACAACGTAAAGTTTAAACCTGCTGCACTAATAAAGGCGGTAAAGGGAGCACCATTACAGATAGATCTTAGTGCGAACTTTTTGTTCAACGACAAGTTCTCTTTGGGAGCAGCGTACAGATGGGACGCGGCACTCAGCGCACTGTTCGGTTTTCAGCTGAACGACCAGTTCATGTTGGGTCTTGCATATGATAAGGAAACGACCGATCTTGGAGCTACAAGGTTCAACGACGGCTCTTTCGAGATTATGCTGAGATATGAATTTTTGAACAAGTACAAACGAGTGATCACCCCAAGATTCTTTTAA